A genomic stretch from Erysipelothrix sp. HDW6C includes:
- the rpsU gene encoding 30S ribosomal protein S21, translating to MSRVVVKENEGLDDALRRFKRQVSRNGTLAEARKREFYVKPGVRRKLKSEAAQKARRKKRK from the coding sequence ATGTCGAGAGTAGTTGTTAAAGAGAACGAAGGTTTAGATGATGCATTACGCAGATTTAAACGTCAAGTATCTCGTAATGGAACCCTTGCTGAGGCCCGTAAAAGAGAGTTTTATGTAAAACCAGGCGTACGTCGTAAGCTGAAATCAGAAGCAGCACAAAAAGCACGTCGTAAAAAACGTAAATAA
- the deoC gene encoding deoxyribose-phosphate aldolase translates to MELNRYIDHTLLKPEATQAQIKALCEEAIKYNFKSVCINPTHVELAASLLKGTGVEVCTVVGFPLGATPTVVKEFETKTVLALGATEVDMVINVGALKEGRTQFVEDEIRALKTIVGDKILKVIIETCLLTPEEIATVSQLVVNAGADFVKTSTGFSSGGARAEDVAIMKQTVGNRAEVKASGGIRSLDDVNAMVAAGATRIGASSGVAIMEGQVSQDKY, encoded by the coding sequence ATGGAATTAAATCGTTACATTGATCACACATTATTAAAACCTGAGGCAACACAAGCACAAATTAAGGCGCTTTGTGAAGAGGCCATCAAATATAATTTCAAGAGTGTCTGTATTAATCCAACACATGTTGAACTTGCTGCATCATTGCTCAAAGGTACAGGTGTTGAAGTATGTACAGTTGTAGGGTTCCCATTGGGTGCTACACCAACTGTTGTCAAAGAATTTGAAACAAAAACAGTGCTTGCACTGGGTGCTACTGAAGTTGACATGGTTATTAATGTTGGTGCACTTAAGGAAGGTCGTACGCAATTTGTTGAAGATGAGATTCGTGCACTTAAGACAATTGTCGGTGACAAGATCCTCAAAGTTATTATTGAAACATGTTTATTAACACCTGAAGAAATTGCTACTGTTTCACAACTTGTCGTTAATGCAGGTGCAGATTTTGTTAAAACTTCAACTGGATTCAGTTCCGGCGGCGCACGTGCAGAAGATGTCGCAATCATGAAACAAACTGTAGGTAACCGTGCTGAGGTTAAAGCATCGGGTGGAATTCGTTCACTTGATGATGTTAATGCAATGGTTGCAGCAGGTGCAACACGCATTGGTGCTTCATCAGGTGTTGCCATCATGGAAGGCCAAGTGTCACAAGACAAATACTAG
- a CDS encoding pseudouridine synthase: MNSSNQTIRLQKYIAQAGVASRRKAEELIAKGKVKVNGVIVKEMGVQIEPGDEVHVDGKLIATESRHVYYILNKPRGVVSSSSDDKDRETVTNLVPNDMRVFPVGRLDRETTGALILTNDGNFANYMTHPRYDMSKKYRVSVEGRLTRAVSEQLVSGVTIEDVVYQGIEFEHVKYDEKKNRSQFTVTLHEGKNRQIRKMFAHFKLPVLKLHRFGIGPLDISDLRIGQYRELKPFEVKKLLLTAKGEI, encoded by the coding sequence ATGAACTCTTCAAATCAAACAATTAGATTACAAAAATATATAGCCCAAGCCGGGGTGGCTTCACGTCGTAAAGCGGAGGAATTAATCGCCAAAGGCAAAGTCAAAGTTAACGGTGTCATCGTTAAAGAAATGGGTGTTCAGATAGAACCTGGTGATGAAGTCCATGTTGATGGAAAACTCATAGCCACTGAGTCACGTCATGTTTATTATATTTTGAATAAACCACGTGGTGTTGTCTCAAGTTCCAGTGACGATAAGGACCGAGAGACCGTTACCAATCTTGTTCCCAATGACATGCGAGTGTTTCCGGTAGGCCGTCTTGATCGTGAAACAACCGGCGCGCTGATTCTAACAAATGATGGTAATTTCGCAAACTACATGACCCATCCTCGTTATGACATGTCAAAAAAATACCGTGTAAGCGTTGAAGGGCGCCTCACACGTGCAGTATCGGAACAACTTGTCTCTGGTGTTACCATTGAAGATGTCGTATACCAAGGTATTGAATTTGAGCATGTAAAATATGATGAAAAGAAAAATCGCAGTCAATTTACCGTCACTTTACATGAAGGTAAAAACCGCCAAATTCGTAAGATGTTTGCTCACTTTAAGTTACCCGTACTCAAATTACATCGTTTTGGAATTGGCCCTTTAGATATTAGCGATTTGCGAATCGGTCAATATCGAGAGCTCAAGCCATTCGAAGTCAAGAAATTACTGCTTACTGCAAAGGGTGAGATTTAG
- a CDS encoding response regulator transcription factor yields MKKILIIEDEEGIRRLLRYDLRQMDFEVDSARDGREGMEFAKANKYDVIIIDWMLPYYSGVELVESFRKDGIDAILIMLTAKDEESDILEAFEAGVDDYLTKPFSPRELTARIKAHLRRAIIQAQSHLIEVGDVRIFLDEHRVSIGDETVELTKKEFDLLVYLLQNENIVLSRDQILTEIWNYDYDGDTRIVDVHVFKLRNKLESSSVRINSLRGVGYVAKRE; encoded by the coding sequence ATGAAGAAAATTCTAATCATCGAAGATGAGGAAGGCATTCGTAGGTTGTTACGTTACGACTTGCGTCAAATGGATTTTGAAGTAGATTCTGCCCGTGATGGCAGAGAAGGTATGGAGTTTGCGAAAGCAAATAAGTATGATGTCATTATCATCGATTGGATGCTACCGTATTACTCTGGAGTAGAGTTGGTAGAGTCGTTTCGTAAAGATGGTATTGATGCAATTTTAATTATGCTCACGGCTAAAGACGAAGAGAGTGATATTCTTGAGGCGTTTGAGGCAGGTGTTGATGATTATCTTACCAAACCGTTTTCTCCTCGTGAATTGACTGCACGGATCAAAGCCCACTTGCGTCGTGCGATAATCCAAGCGCAAAGTCACCTTATTGAAGTGGGCGATGTACGGATTTTTCTTGATGAACACCGTGTTAGTATTGGGGATGAAACGGTTGAACTGACAAAGAAAGAATTTGATTTACTTGTGTACTTGCTTCAAAATGAAAACATTGTACTATCTCGTGATCAAATTCTGACAGAAATTTGGAACTATGATTATGATGGGGATACGCGTATTGTTGATGTACACGTGTTTAAACTGCGTAACAAATTGGAGTCGTCGAGTGTAAGGATAAATTCCTTGAGAGGAGTGGGTTATGTTGCGAAAAGAGAATAG
- a CDS encoding cell wall metabolism sensor histidine kinase WalK: MLRKENSFQIVVFAFFSILALMVRNTATIVLLIACQIIIWIVNHYKQNDALHFAKKKAEIEKVEANVRADDAFDKLVKLINAIPSPLVYINQKGDFEVSNQYFDQLIEIESKDVYDVHIDSPIRQILLDAFLNEKQFVRQFNYKDIDFQVLSIPLVAEGNRYNGCMLIFQDVTRVVEGEKMQKRFIADASHELRTPITSIKGMIEILTREGFDDKETEVEFLGQIKKENNRLDKIVEDLLLQSKLRANQVYLEKTVFNLKQFFDGLVYERRQELHQANIEVVINCASNLEVQADQFRLSQVFLNLFNNAINYAENGKIQINCSTGNHKVTIEFIDDGTGVKPEILPHLFERFYRGQTSRARDSGGSGLGLAISKSIIEAHEGTISVTSKENEGTTFTIELNQE; this comes from the coding sequence ATGTTGCGAAAAGAGAATAGTTTTCAAATTGTTGTCTTTGCTTTTTTTTCAATTTTAGCTTTAATGGTTCGAAATACTGCGACCATCGTCTTGTTGATTGCATGTCAAATTATCATTTGGATTGTCAATCACTACAAACAGAATGATGCCCTTCATTTTGCTAAGAAAAAGGCTGAAATTGAAAAAGTTGAGGCCAATGTCCGTGCGGATGACGCATTCGATAAGCTCGTTAAATTGATTAATGCAATTCCTTCACCCCTTGTCTATATTAACCAAAAAGGGGATTTTGAAGTCAGCAATCAATATTTTGATCAATTGATTGAGATAGAATCCAAGGATGTCTATGATGTTCATATTGATTCACCAATACGTCAAATACTTCTGGATGCATTTTTGAACGAGAAACAATTTGTGCGACAGTTCAACTACAAAGATATCGACTTCCAAGTACTTTCCATTCCGTTAGTTGCGGAGGGGAACCGCTATAACGGATGCATGCTTATTTTTCAAGATGTTACCCGTGTCGTTGAGGGTGAAAAAATGCAAAAACGATTTATTGCAGATGCATCTCACGAACTTCGCACGCCGATTACTTCAATTAAAGGCATGATAGAGATATTGACACGAGAAGGTTTTGACGATAAAGAAACTGAAGTTGAATTCTTGGGTCAAATTAAGAAAGAGAACAACCGGCTCGATAAAATTGTTGAAGATTTGCTTTTGCAATCAAAACTGCGCGCCAATCAAGTGTATTTAGAGAAAACGGTTTTTAATTTGAAACAGTTCTTTGATGGTCTTGTTTACGAACGCCGCCAAGAACTTCATCAAGCGAATATTGAAGTTGTTATTAACTGTGCTTCAAATTTAGAAGTTCAAGCAGATCAATTCCGATTGAGTCAAGTATTTTTGAATCTCTTTAACAACGCAATCAATTATGCTGAGAATGGAAAGATTCAAATCAATTGCAGTACAGGTAATCATAAAGTAACAATTGAATTTATTGATGATGGTACGGGTGTCAAACCAGAAATTCTGCCGCACTTGTTTGAGCGATTCTATCGAGGTCAGACTTCCAGAGCACGTGACAGTGGTGGAAGCGGGCTAGGATTGGCAATTTCTAAATCAATCATCGAAGCTCATGAGGGGACAATATCTGTAACCAGTAAAGAGAATGAAGGAACGACATTTACAATTGAATTAAACCAAGAATAG
- a CDS encoding 16S rRNA (uracil(1498)-N(3))-methyltransferase, with product MQQFFVDSLSAPWLSGEQRNQCRKVLRMRKGDEIRLVNGQGEGILARFVDDDLDELEVVAPLEWVEKKRKLRVIASMIRSERLEWMIQKACECGVDEIVLYSAEHGVVRDFGKRGERKLERLNLIAKEACEQSYRQFAVPVSGPIVLKDVPEHLSQLNVFADIGDRPHLVDVIHHDIETVSAIVGPEGGFSEHERDAFVRMGFKEVSLGNHVLRAETASIYICNMLSVCEVIK from the coding sequence GTGCAACAATTCTTTGTAGATTCGCTATCTGCGCCGTGGTTAAGTGGTGAGCAACGCAATCAGTGCCGAAAAGTACTGCGTATGCGTAAAGGAGACGAAATTCGCCTCGTCAATGGACAAGGTGAAGGGATTCTAGCAAGATTTGTGGATGATGACCTTGATGAACTTGAGGTTGTTGCTCCACTTGAGTGGGTAGAGAAAAAACGTAAACTTAGAGTCATTGCATCGATGATTCGTTCCGAGCGCTTGGAATGGATGATTCAAAAAGCATGCGAATGTGGTGTTGACGAGATTGTGCTTTACAGTGCTGAGCATGGTGTAGTCCGAGACTTTGGGAAGCGAGGTGAGCGCAAGTTAGAACGCCTGAATCTCATCGCAAAAGAAGCGTGCGAGCAATCATACCGCCAATTTGCAGTCCCTGTATCGGGCCCCATTGTGCTTAAGGACGTACCGGAACATCTCTCGCAGCTGAATGTTTTCGCTGATATTGGTGATAGACCGCATCTTGTGGATGTTATTCATCATGACATTGAAACAGTCAGTGCAATTGTAGGGCCCGAAGGCGGGTTCTCAGAACATGAACGTGATGCGTTTGTTCGCATGGGTTTTAAAGAAGTAAGTTTGGGTAATCATGTATTGCGTGCAGAGACAGCCAGTATCTACATTTGCAATATGCTGTCAGTATGTGAGGTGATTAAATGA
- the scpB gene encoding SMC-Scp complex subunit ScpB, whose protein sequence is MTNHAILEGILFAFGDEGVDHEQLRLALNIDEEAVVDLIINYKEILENDDRGLELVEFGGMVKLITKSNLHEVIADMLEFNKNRQLSQAALETLAIIAYKQPITRIEIEEIRGVNSDMMCRRLEALDLIHESGRADTPGRPILYEVTPSFMDVFKLTTLNELPEIKLEMLDETHELFKSNN, encoded by the coding sequence ATGACAAATCACGCAATATTAGAAGGCATTTTGTTCGCGTTTGGTGACGAAGGTGTCGACCATGAACAATTACGTCTTGCCCTCAATATCGATGAAGAGGCGGTCGTAGATTTAATCATCAATTATAAAGAAATTCTTGAAAATGACGATCGTGGACTCGAACTTGTAGAGTTTGGCGGTATGGTAAAACTGATAACCAAGTCGAATCTTCACGAAGTCATTGCTGATATGTTGGAATTTAATAAGAATCGCCAACTATCTCAAGCTGCACTTGAAACACTCGCAATCATTGCATACAAGCAACCGATTACACGTATTGAAATCGAAGAAATTCGCGGCGTTAATTCAGATATGATGTGTCGTCGCTTGGAAGCACTTGATTTAATTCATGAATCGGGCCGTGCGGATACACCAGGCCGTCCCATTCTGTACGAAGTCACGCCATCGTTTATGGATGTCTTCAAATTGACAACGCTCAATGAATTACCAGAAATTAAACTAGAAATGTTGGATGAAACACATGAACTCTTCAAATCAAACAATTAG
- the pstC gene encoding phosphate ABC transporter permease subunit PstC — MNTQWSQSYQKRKKIIDVIFRSLFKLAGIVAASMIIFIFIFIFQKGISVFLPSYGPDQVNFWEFMTGFLWRSDQKIYGVLFIVINTIVTAFLAMLIAFPISVLTALFIVKIAPKPLDKIFITVIELLAAIPSVVYGVFASGIIVGWVDNVAQLFGYSTFGGRSMLAVVILLAIMVIPTMTSLSIVAIKAVKPELELGSLALGASKTQTNFKVVLTSAKSGIFAGLILGLARAFGEATAVSMVAGNKPMGPTWNPFDITRTLTSTMLSGLKETTGVDYDIRFSVGIVLMITILISNLVIHRIKKKVGAEGQ; from the coding sequence ATGAATACTCAGTGGTCACAATCATATCAAAAACGAAAGAAAATAATTGATGTTATTTTCCGTTCGTTGTTTAAACTTGCCGGAATCGTGGCAGCTTCCATGATTATCTTTATTTTTATCTTTATTTTCCAAAAAGGAATTTCGGTTTTCTTACCAAGTTATGGACCCGACCAGGTTAATTTCTGGGAGTTCATGACAGGCTTTCTGTGGCGTAGCGATCAGAAAATCTACGGGGTGCTCTTTATTGTTATTAATACAATCGTAACGGCATTCCTTGCAATGTTGATTGCATTTCCAATCTCAGTTTTGACGGCATTATTTATTGTTAAAATTGCGCCGAAACCGTTGGACAAAATCTTCATAACAGTCATTGAATTGCTTGCGGCAATTCCGTCGGTTGTTTATGGGGTTTTTGCATCAGGAATTATCGTTGGATGGGTTGATAATGTAGCGCAACTGTTTGGTTATTCAACATTTGGTGGTCGTTCGATGTTGGCGGTAGTAATTCTTCTTGCAATCATGGTTATTCCAACAATGACATCACTTTCAATTGTTGCAATCAAAGCAGTAAAACCTGAACTTGAGTTGGGGTCGCTTGCTTTGGGCGCTTCGAAAACACAAACAAACTTCAAAGTTGTCTTAACATCCGCGAAATCAGGGATTTTTGCCGGGCTTATCTTAGGACTTGCTCGTGCATTTGGTGAAGCTACTGCGGTGTCGATGGTTGCAGGTAATAAACCAATGGGGCCAACTTGGAACCCATTTGACATCACGCGTACCTTAACATCAACCATGCTTTCAGGTCTGAAAGAGACGACGGGCGTAGATTATGATATTCGCTTTAGTGTTGGGATTGTTTTAATGATTACAATTCTGATTTCCAATCTTGTAATTCATCGCATTAAGAAGAAAGTGGGGGCAGAAGGACAATGA
- a CDS encoding ScpA family protein — protein sequence MNFEISIEQFNGPLDLMLYLIKDKKLDLFDLNIVELADQYIAFLDGVRDQKLEVASEYLSELAGLIEYKSKRLLPRDKSELDAENVEDPENDLVRRLIEYQRYKEVSIELATRYEERSKQFSRPLSAGLFKQIKRELKETITYEQTPYDLMSAMAKVMERFRIANPQDVSIERVELSVDDVIGELRIKFRNNTIYTLDKLLSESRSLQYLLVNFLAVLDMLRMGELKVSYQGDDVFLKGAFE from the coding sequence ATGAACTTTGAAATATCGATTGAACAATTTAATGGACCACTAGATTTAATGCTCTATTTGATCAAGGATAAAAAACTTGATCTTTTTGACTTAAACATTGTCGAACTGGCCGATCAATATATTGCGTTTCTCGATGGAGTTCGTGATCAAAAACTTGAAGTCGCGAGTGAGTACTTAAGTGAGCTCGCAGGATTGATTGAATACAAGAGCAAACGACTGTTGCCCCGTGATAAAAGTGAATTGGATGCGGAGAATGTCGAAGACCCTGAAAACGATTTGGTGCGCCGACTCATCGAGTACCAACGTTATAAAGAGGTAAGCATTGAATTAGCAACACGTTATGAAGAACGCTCAAAACAATTCTCAAGACCGCTTTCTGCCGGCTTGTTTAAACAAATAAAGCGTGAACTTAAAGAAACCATTACATATGAGCAAACACCGTATGATTTAATGAGCGCAATGGCGAAAGTAATGGAACGTTTCAGGATTGCAAATCCACAAGATGTCTCGATTGAACGTGTTGAACTTTCAGTCGATGATGTTATTGGTGAATTGCGCATAAAATTCCGTAATAATACCATTTATACGCTGGATAAACTTCTCAGCGAATCGCGTTCATTGCAGTATCTGCTTGTTAACTTTCTCGCTGTTTTGGATATGTTACGCATGGGTGAGTTGAAAGTAAGTTATCAAGGGGATGATGTATTTTTAAAGGGGGCATTTGAATAA
- a CDS encoding substrate-binding domain-containing protein, which produces MKRLLSGLVALLVLVGCSAGGGETKPTDNEIKVYTRDGSSGTREAFESIIKLEALTSNSAETSSNGDMANQVSASPAGIGYVSLTTDFAANKLTPVSYEGVVPSVATVNDGTYKLARPFSYVTRAAGDFGSEDKEALVVAFLDYLVNSTEGRQIVLAAGGIVDVEQGKPWAELKVNHPIVEQDNSAIVLKTGGSTSVEKTLTAAIESFIPMAGNFKYEPNHTGSGDGFKRVLGGEKDGANAIDIGFASRSFKSEETVDAGLQSGVYAKDAVVVVVPESNTSVTSLTAAQLVEIFSGKAKTWGDVK; this is translated from the coding sequence ATGAAAAGGTTATTAAGCGGTCTTGTCGCATTATTAGTTCTTGTTGGATGTTCCGCAGGTGGTGGGGAAACAAAACCAACAGACAATGAAATTAAAGTATATACGCGTGATGGTTCTTCAGGAACACGTGAAGCGTTTGAAAGCATCATCAAGTTAGAAGCACTAACGAGTAACAGTGCTGAAACATCATCAAATGGTGATATGGCAAATCAAGTGAGTGCAAGCCCGGCGGGGATTGGCTATGTATCACTAACTACTGACTTTGCTGCTAACAAGCTCACACCTGTTTCATACGAAGGTGTTGTGCCATCCGTTGCAACTGTTAATGATGGGACATACAAACTTGCCCGTCCATTCTCTTATGTAACACGTGCTGCAGGTGACTTTGGTTCAGAAGACAAAGAAGCGCTTGTGGTTGCATTCTTGGATTATCTCGTAAACTCAACAGAGGGTCGTCAAATTGTCCTCGCAGCAGGTGGTATTGTTGATGTTGAACAAGGGAAACCATGGGCAGAACTCAAAGTTAACCATCCTATTGTAGAACAAGATAACAGTGCAATCGTTCTTAAAACGGGTGGATCAACATCTGTTGAAAAGACATTGACAGCTGCAATTGAATCATTCATTCCGATGGCTGGAAACTTCAAATACGAACCAAATCACACGGGATCAGGAGATGGATTCAAACGTGTTCTTGGCGGTGAGAAAGATGGTGCTAATGCAATTGATATTGGCTTTGCATCACGCTCATTCAAATCAGAAGAAACAGTCGATGCAGGTTTACAATCCGGTGTATACGCAAAAGATGCGGTCGTCGTTGTTGTTCCTGAATCAAATACAAGCGTTACAAGCTTAACAGCTGCTCAACTCGTGGAAATCTTCAGTGGTAAAGCGAAAACATGGGGAGACGTTAAATAG
- a CDS encoding UDP-N-acetylmuramoyl-L-alanyl-D-glutamate--2,6-diaminopimelate ligase — translation MDIKRFIDTESTLEINALVLDSRDKVQNGMFFCLDGLTVDGHDFAQQAVANGCVAIVHSRPIERQAGVEYIQVEDVMTELHRITAIFYDNPSKKLYLYAITGTNGKSTTMLTVRNVLRRFGVNVGYIGTISVEFNDHKFAPSLTTPDIVELSSYLRDMVDEGVSEVCLEVSSQGLAMRRVESIDFDNASFTNLTHDHLDYHKTMENYFAAKKMLFDSMKPEAFTVFNTDDAYSQKLIAENYPHMTTFGIENDADYMAKDIVLKENGTEFTLVYEGVSYPVKSSLLAIFNVYNVLGAIAILHKRGYPLERIIPELEDIEHVDGRQTVVDEGQPFKVFVDFGHAPDSMKNVYEFVREVTPAGNKIITVFGAAGARDHLKRPKMGFISSTMADHVILTEHDNRNEEVIDITRDIISGMPNENYEFVPIRYDAIEKALLMAQPNDSVVLIGKGEEKFIYREFGKEVWMGDEVAASELLKKHYGGK, via the coding sequence ATGGATATTAAACGCTTCATAGATACGGAATCGACACTGGAAATTAATGCGCTCGTGTTAGATTCTCGTGACAAAGTTCAAAATGGCATGTTCTTCTGTCTTGATGGATTAACTGTCGATGGGCATGACTTTGCCCAACAAGCTGTCGCAAATGGGTGTGTGGCCATAGTTCATTCACGCCCCATTGAACGTCAAGCGGGTGTTGAGTACATCCAAGTTGAAGACGTAATGACGGAACTGCATCGTATCACTGCAATTTTTTATGACAATCCATCCAAGAAGTTGTATCTGTATGCAATTACCGGTACAAATGGAAAAAGCACAACCATGTTGACAGTACGCAATGTGCTCCGGCGCTTTGGTGTAAACGTTGGATACATTGGTACCATTTCCGTAGAATTTAATGATCATAAGTTTGCGCCAAGTTTAACAACACCTGATATTGTTGAATTGTCATCCTATCTCCGTGATATGGTCGACGAAGGTGTCAGTGAGGTTTGTCTTGAGGTTTCAAGTCAAGGACTTGCGATGCGTCGTGTGGAATCGATAGATTTCGACAATGCATCCTTTACAAATTTAACGCACGATCATTTGGATTATCATAAAACAATGGAGAACTATTTTGCAGCGAAGAAGATGTTGTTTGATAGTATGAAACCTGAAGCATTCACAGTATTCAACACTGATGATGCTTACAGTCAAAAACTCATTGCAGAAAATTATCCGCATATGACAACGTTTGGAATAGAAAATGACGCCGATTACATGGCGAAGGATATTGTTCTCAAAGAGAACGGTACTGAATTCACACTTGTGTACGAGGGTGTTTCTTATCCGGTTAAGTCGAGTTTGCTGGCAATCTTCAACGTCTACAACGTTCTGGGAGCCATCGCAATCCTGCACAAACGTGGTTACCCACTTGAACGCATTATCCCTGAACTTGAGGATATTGAACATGTGGATGGTCGTCAGACGGTTGTGGACGAAGGTCAACCGTTTAAAGTGTTTGTAGACTTTGGTCATGCACCCGATAGCATGAAGAATGTTTATGAGTTCGTACGCGAAGTTACTCCAGCTGGGAATAAAATTATTACAGTATTCGGAGCTGCTGGGGCACGCGATCATCTCAAACGTCCAAAAATGGGATTTATCAGTTCCACAATGGCGGATCATGTCATCCTAACGGAACATGACAATCGTAATGAAGAAGTGATTGACATCACCCGTGATATTATTTCGGGAATGCCCAATGAGAATTATGAATTTGTGCCCATCCGCTATGATGCAATTGAAAAGGCATTGTTGATGGCACAACCCAATGATTCAGTTGTTTTAATCGGTAAAGGTGAAGAGAAATTTATCTACCGTGAATTTGGTAAAGAAGTTTGGATGGGCGATGAAGTCGCAGCATCCGAGTTGTTGAAAAAACACTATGGAGGGAAATAG
- a CDS encoding PhoH family protein, whose protein sequence is MTTRNFDLKERNVTYQQLVGIESKTIHEVEKKYKVRINEKSDVLEVTGLEEDVEHTLQFLELASEVAVRYQHIDNQDLDYLFSLVDECKTHRFIEVMDELLTRTFNGKPVRAKTLGQKQLIDSMKSHDMTFAIGPAGTGKTYLAVCYAAEQLKKNEIQKIILTRPAVEAGENLGFLPGDLKEKVDPYLRPLYDALDDMFSPERTQRYIDKGVIEIAPLAYMRGRTLDDAVVILDEAQNTTKAQMMMFLSRLGRNSKMIITGDVDQIDLPRHQLSGLKVAHEYLQGINEIAFVKLTHTDVVRHPLVIKILKKFAEGDRNNEENSNHRR, encoded by the coding sequence TTGACAACTCGTAATTTTGATTTGAAAGAAAGAAATGTAACCTATCAACAACTCGTTGGTATTGAAAGTAAAACAATTCATGAAGTAGAAAAAAAATATAAAGTACGCATTAATGAAAAAAGTGATGTATTGGAAGTAACGGGATTGGAAGAAGATGTGGAACATACATTGCAGTTCTTGGAACTGGCAAGTGAAGTTGCGGTACGTTACCAACACATTGATAATCAAGATCTTGATTATTTATTCTCACTTGTTGATGAATGTAAAACCCACCGATTCATTGAAGTCATGGACGAATTGCTTACACGTACCTTTAATGGTAAGCCAGTGCGCGCAAAAACATTGGGGCAGAAACAATTAATCGATAGTATGAAATCGCATGATATGACATTTGCTATTGGACCTGCTGGTACGGGTAAGACATACCTTGCGGTGTGTTATGCTGCAGAACAATTGAAGAAAAATGAAATCCAAAAGATTATTCTGACGCGACCTGCAGTAGAGGCAGGCGAGAACCTCGGATTTCTACCGGGTGATTTAAAGGAAAAAGTGGATCCGTATTTGCGACCGCTCTATGACGCACTTGATGATATGTTCTCGCCCGAACGTACGCAACGTTACATAGATAAAGGCGTTATTGAAATTGCGCCTTTAGCGTATATGCGTGGGCGTACACTGGATGATGCTGTGGTTATTCTTGATGAGGCGCAAAATACAACGAAGGCCCAGATGATGATGTTCTTATCACGTCTTGGCCGCAATTCGAAAATGATAATTACAGGGGATGTCGATCAAATTGATTTGCCGCGTCACCAACTATCCGGTTTAAAGGTAGCACATGAATATTTACAGGGGATTAATGAAATTGCTTTTGTAAAGCTGACACACACAGATGTTGTCCGTCACCCATTAGTAATTAAGATTCTGAAGAAATTTGCAGAAGGGGATCGCAATAATGAAGAAAATTCTAATCATCGAAGATGA
- a CDS encoding zinc ribbon domain-containing protein: MCQSCGMPLNDDANKGTDMNGKLSEEYCVYCLKDGAFIQDITLEQAIAQAGEYASLAGVTKEEAIAYSRTLFPTLKRWKGETL, translated from the coding sequence ATGTGTCAAAGTTGTGGTATGCCTTTAAACGATGATGCTAATAAGGGTACAGATATGAATGGTAAGCTTTCAGAGGAGTATTGTGTCTACTGTCTTAAAGATGGAGCTTTCATTCAAGATATTACACTTGAACAAGCAATTGCTCAAGCAGGTGAATATGCTTCCTTGGCAGGCGTAACGAAAGAAGAAGCCATTGCTTATTCAAGAACACTTTTTCCAACATTAAAACGTTGGAAGGGAGAGACCCTTTAG